One genomic region from Caldicoprobacter guelmensis encodes:
- a CDS encoding trans-sulfuration enzyme family protein, translating into MRFATKLIHNGNEMDKNTGALSIPIYQVSTYHLRDIDQPQEYEYSRSGNPTRKALEETIAILEGGDKGFAFASGMAAISSVLSIFSSGDHIIVSQDVYGGTHRILTSFFARYHLSASFVDTTDIDVVKESITPNTRAIYVETPSNPLLKITDLRNIVKIAREHNLITIIDNTFMSPYLQRPIELGFDIVIHSATKFIGGHSDVIGGLVVVKGAELSQKIYAVQNNFGAILGPQDSWLLLRGLKTLKVRLDYQQHSAQKLAEYLQKNKNVKQVYYPGLQNHEGRDIHYSQADGAGAVLSFKTIDAEKAKSFMKKIKLAAVAASLGGVETIVSYPVKMSHAAIPKSERERLGITDDLIRVSVGLEDIDDLIEDFERALC; encoded by the coding sequence ATGAGATTCGCAACAAAATTAATTCATAACGGAAATGAAATGGATAAAAATACGGGAGCGCTCAGCATACCAATATACCAGGTTTCAACCTACCACCTGAGAGACATCGACCAACCACAGGAATACGAATACTCCCGCTCGGGCAATCCAACCAGAAAGGCCCTTGAAGAAACCATAGCCATACTGGAGGGAGGCGATAAAGGCTTTGCCTTTGCTTCCGGAATGGCCGCAATATCCTCGGTACTCTCGATTTTTTCGTCGGGTGATCATATTATAGTGAGCCAGGACGTGTACGGCGGAACCCACCGGATCCTTACATCCTTCTTTGCACGCTATCACCTCTCCGCCAGCTTTGTTGATACAACAGATATCGATGTCGTAAAGGAAAGCATTACCCCTAATACCAGGGCAATTTATGTTGAAACGCCTTCAAATCCGCTGCTCAAAATAACTGATTTAAGGAATATAGTTAAAATTGCCAGAGAGCATAACCTTATCACCATTATCGACAACACCTTTATGTCGCCCTATCTGCAAAGGCCTATAGAACTTGGGTTTGACATTGTAATTCACAGCGCTACAAAGTTTATCGGCGGACACAGCGACGTGATTGGAGGCCTGGTAGTGGTCAAAGGCGCTGAATTGAGCCAAAAGATATATGCAGTGCAAAATAACTTTGGTGCAATTCTCGGCCCTCAGGACAGCTGGCTACTTTTAAGGGGGTTGAAAACGCTTAAGGTCAGACTCGATTATCAGCAACATAGCGCGCAAAAGCTGGCAGAATATCTGCAGAAGAATAAAAATGTAAAACAGGTATACTATCCAGGGCTTCAAAATCACGAGGGCAGAGATATTCATTACAGCCAGGCGGATGGAGCAGGAGCTGTGCTCTCCTTTAAAACCATCGATGCCGAAAAAGCGAAAAGTTTTATGAAAAAAATAAAATTAGCCGCCGTGGCTGCAAGCCTCGGCGGCGTTGAAACCATCGTATCCTATCCGGTTAAAATGTCGCATGCCGCCATACCCAAATCAGAAAGAGAAAGGCTGGGGATAACAGACGATTTAATAAGAGTATCGGTGGGGCTTGAAGACATCGATGATTTAATTGAAGATTTCGAAAGAGCATTATGCTGA